A window of the Nisaea acidiphila genome harbors these coding sequences:
- the infA gene encoding translation initiation factor IF-1, with amino-acid sequence MPKEDVIEFSGTVSELLPNAMFRVKLDNDHEVLAHTSGKMRKNRIRVLAGDRVNVEMTPYDLTKGRITFRFK; translated from the coding sequence ATGCCGAAAGAAGACGTAATTGAGTTTTCCGGAACCGTTTCGGAATTGCTTCCGAACGCCATGTTCCGGGTGAAGCTGGACAATGACCACGAAGTGCTCGCCCATACCAGCGGCAAGATGCGCAAGAACCGGATCCGCGTGCTCGCGGGTGATCGGGTAAACGTGGAAATGACCCCGTACGATCTGACCAAGGGTCGTATCACCTTCCGCTTCAAATAA